The proteins below are encoded in one region of Sander lucioperca isolate FBNREF2018 chromosome 11, SLUC_FBN_1.2, whole genome shotgun sequence:
- the plin3 gene encoding mannose-6-phosphate receptor binding protein 1 isoform X2, with the protein MADSGKTNETGAAAAQPANGDQQNVVSRLSNLPLVSSACEVVSNAYSSTKDSVPLLKGVMDAAESGVRTLGAAATTGSKPLLDIIEPQLATVNEYALKGLGKMEEKLPILHQPADEVVSDTVGMVYQSVAGAKDAVVGAVMGGVGLTWAAVSGGIFTAMGTRMGQMVSSGMGLALSQSEVWVDQNLPLTERELAAVAEPVTSEVTTPSASPSYFVRLGKLSAKIQERALQQSLVRARHARDATYTTVAQITSTLDLLESARTSMGTASNQIGGASEQLLQRWTEWKQKQAGAGQTESEPDGTRDEAELEWRVLSMVHGLSDQLRSACSNVVSSAQGLPGAVQDQLTSARRSAEELHSSLGNTSTITPLLLERSRHHLIQVQQSLDGVMEYLLHNTPLNWLVGPFAPQVTEKVEGDVLMKQSGPHN; encoded by the exons ATGGCAGACAGCGGGAAGACTAATGAGACTGGAGCTGCAGCAGCACAACCTGCTAATGGAGACCAGCAG AATGTTGTTTCCCGATTGAGCAATTTGCCTCTGGTCAGTTCAGCTTGCGAGGTGGTTTCCAACGCCTACAGTAGCACCAAAGACAGTGTGCCCTTACTAAAGGGAGTGATGGATGCAGCAGAGAGTGGGGTCCGAACCCTGGGAGCAGCTGCGACCACGGGATCCAAGCCTCTTTTGGACATTATAGAACCACAGC TTGCTACAGTAAATGAGTACGCCTTGAAAGGACTGGGTAAGATGGAAGAGAAGCTGCCGATTCTTCACCAACCAGCGGACGAG GTGGTGTCGGACACAGTAGGTATGGTGTACCAGTCGGTGGCAGGGGCCAAAGATGCTGTGGTGGGGGCTGTGATGGGCGGTGTCGGGCTGACCTGGGCAGCGGTCAGCGGAGGTATCTTCACGGCCATGGGCACCAGGATGGGCCAGATGGTCAGCAGTGGGATGGGCCTGGCCCTGAGCCAATCCGAGGTCTGGGTTGACCAGAATCTACCGCTCACTGAGAGGGAGCTGG CTGCTGTGGCTGAACCTGTCACCAGTGAGGTGACTACCCCGTCGGCAAGCCCCAGCTACTTTGTCCGCTTGGGGAAACTCTCTGCAAAAATACAGGAGCGAGCCCTGCAGCAGTCCCTGGTCCGTGCCCGACATGCCAGGGATGCCACCTATACTACAGTGGCTCAGATTACCAGTACTCTGGACCTGCTAGAGAGCGCCCGTACCAGTATGGGTACCGCCAGTAACCAGATAGGAGGAGCCTCCGAGCAGCTGCTGCAGCGCTGGACAGAGTGGAAGCAGAAGCAGGCTGGAGCTGGACAGACTGAGTCAGAGCCAGATGGGACCAGAGATGAGGCTGAG CTGGAATGGCGAGTCCTCTCCATGGTGCATGGTCTGAGTGATCAGCTGAGGTCAGCATGCTCCAATGTGGTGTCAAGCGCTCAGGGTCTGCCAGGTGCAGTCCAGGACCAGCTTACCAGCGCAAGGCGATCAGCAGAAGAACTGCACTCCTCTCTGGGGAACACCAGCACTATCACACCCCTCCTTCTGGAGCGCAGCCGTCACCATCTGATCCAA GTTCAGCAGTCTCTGGATGGTGTAATGGAATATCTTCTACACAATACACCACTCAACTGGCTGGTGGGACCTTTTGCTCCTCAGGTCACTGAGAAGGTGGAGGGAGATGTGTTGATGAAGCAGAGCGGACCGCACAACTAG
- the zgc:77486 gene encoding AN1-type zinc finger protein 5 — MAQETNQTQVPMLCTMGCGFYGNPRTNGMCSVCYKEHLQRQQGGGRSSPPGEKAATSPAGSAGSAGVTVESSTTSEPSTEVAGTPPEEQTSSPSSPSPVTQQMTAMSISQDSGAVDSDRAEAEEGEEEGTSSSSEPVGEAAQALSDNDQTPDKNKKKNRCFSCRKKVGLTGFDCRCGNLFCAIHRYSDKHDCPYDYRSAAAARIRKENPIVVAEKIQKL, encoded by the exons ATGGCTCAGGAGACCAATCAGACGCAGGTGCCAATGCTTTGCACTATGGGATGTGGTTTCTATGGTAACCCCCGCACCAACGGCATGTGCTCGGTCTGCTACAAGGAACACCTGCAGAGACAACAGGGAGGGGGGCGATCCAGCCCGCCAGGAGAGAAAG CTGCTACATCACCGGCAGGATCGGCGGGCTCAGCTGGTGTGACTGTGGAGAGTAGTACAACCTCAGAGCCCAGTACAGAGGTGGCAGGAACCCCACCTGAGGAACAAACGAGCAG TCCCAGCTCTCCCAGCCCAGTAACTCAACAGATGACCGCTATGAGCATCTCCCAGGATTCGGGAGCTGTAGACTCTGATCGAGCGGAGGCtgaggagggagaagaggagggTACTAGCAGCAGCTCAG AGCCAGTAGGGGAAGCAGCACAGGCTTTGTCTGATAATGACCAAACTCcagataaaaacaagaaaaagaacCGCTGCTTTTCTTGCCGGAAGAAAGTAGGCCTCACTG GTTTTGACTGTCGCTGCGGGAACCTGTTCTGTGCCATTCACCGTTATTCTGACAAACACGACTGTCCCTATGATTACCGGAGTGCAGCTGCTGCCCGCATACGCAAGGAGAACCCCATCGTGGTGGCTGAGAAAATTCAGAAGTTATGA
- the plin3 gene encoding mannose-6-phosphate receptor binding protein 1 isoform X1 yields the protein MADSGKTNETGAAAAQPANGDQQNVVSRLSNLPLVSSACEVVSNAYSSTKDSVPLLKGVMDAAESGVRTLGAAATTGSKPLLDIIEPQLATVNEYALKGLGKMEEKLPILHQPADEVVSDTVGMVYQSVAGAKDAVVGAVMGGVGLTWAAVSGGIFTAMGTRMGQMVSSGMGLALSQSEVWVDQNLPLTERELAAVAEPVTSEVTTPSASPSYFVRLGKLSAKIQERALQQSLVRARHARDATYTTVAQITSTLDLLESARTSMGTASNQIGGASEQLLQRWTEWKQKQAGAGQTESEPDGTRDEAEQLEWRVLSMVHGLSDQLRSACSNVVSSAQGLPGAVQDQLTSARRSAEELHSSLGNTSTITPLLLERSRHHLIQVQQSLDGVMEYLLHNTPLNWLVGPFAPQVTEKVEGDVLMKQSGPHN from the exons ATGGCAGACAGCGGGAAGACTAATGAGACTGGAGCTGCAGCAGCACAACCTGCTAATGGAGACCAGCAG AATGTTGTTTCCCGATTGAGCAATTTGCCTCTGGTCAGTTCAGCTTGCGAGGTGGTTTCCAACGCCTACAGTAGCACCAAAGACAGTGTGCCCTTACTAAAGGGAGTGATGGATGCAGCAGAGAGTGGGGTCCGAACCCTGGGAGCAGCTGCGACCACGGGATCCAAGCCTCTTTTGGACATTATAGAACCACAGC TTGCTACAGTAAATGAGTACGCCTTGAAAGGACTGGGTAAGATGGAAGAGAAGCTGCCGATTCTTCACCAACCAGCGGACGAG GTGGTGTCGGACACAGTAGGTATGGTGTACCAGTCGGTGGCAGGGGCCAAAGATGCTGTGGTGGGGGCTGTGATGGGCGGTGTCGGGCTGACCTGGGCAGCGGTCAGCGGAGGTATCTTCACGGCCATGGGCACCAGGATGGGCCAGATGGTCAGCAGTGGGATGGGCCTGGCCCTGAGCCAATCCGAGGTCTGGGTTGACCAGAATCTACCGCTCACTGAGAGGGAGCTGG CTGCTGTGGCTGAACCTGTCACCAGTGAGGTGACTACCCCGTCGGCAAGCCCCAGCTACTTTGTCCGCTTGGGGAAACTCTCTGCAAAAATACAGGAGCGAGCCCTGCAGCAGTCCCTGGTCCGTGCCCGACATGCCAGGGATGCCACCTATACTACAGTGGCTCAGATTACCAGTACTCTGGACCTGCTAGAGAGCGCCCGTACCAGTATGGGTACCGCCAGTAACCAGATAGGAGGAGCCTCCGAGCAGCTGCTGCAGCGCTGGACAGAGTGGAAGCAGAAGCAGGCTGGAGCTGGACAGACTGAGTCAGAGCCAGATGGGACCAGAGATGAGGCTGAG CAGCTGGAATGGCGAGTCCTCTCCATGGTGCATGGTCTGAGTGATCAGCTGAGGTCAGCATGCTCCAATGTGGTGTCAAGCGCTCAGGGTCTGCCAGGTGCAGTCCAGGACCAGCTTACCAGCGCAAGGCGATCAGCAGAAGAACTGCACTCCTCTCTGGGGAACACCAGCACTATCACACCCCTCCTTCTGGAGCGCAGCCGTCACCATCTGATCCAA GTTCAGCAGTCTCTGGATGGTGTAATGGAATATCTTCTACACAATACACCACTCAACTGGCTGGTGGGACCTTTTGCTCCTCAGGTCACTGAGAAGGTGGAGGGAGATGTGTTGATGAAGCAGAGCGGACCGCACAACTAG